One genomic segment of Rubeoparvulum massiliense includes these proteins:
- a CDS encoding thioredoxin domain-containing protein: METEERQSNRLIHAKSPYLLQHAYNPVDWYEWSPEAFEKATRENKPIFLSIGYSCCHWCHVMENESFEDEEVAALLNENYVAIKVDREERPDIDQIYMTVCQAMTGQGGWPLTIIMTPDQRPFFAGTYFSKENIGKRMGLVYILETIAKRWNESQEKVVEVAEKVTCFLREPEAVEEIHELNEEPIMDGYRHLAAGFNPIFGGFSAAPLFPSPHQMMFLLRYWHDTKEDHALGMVEQTLFSMYKGGIYDHVGGGFARYSTDPSWLIPHFEKMLYDNALLLMLYSEAYQATKRPLFQEVAQGIVSFIQREMTHPKGGFYSAIDADAEGVEGKYYVWTPEQVLDVLGEEDGNWWNHHYGITGNGNFEGNSIPNLIGLDFHLSAASVQQALEISEARLLDMKSRLLEARQKRPAPHKDDKILTSWNALMIAALARAGAVFQREDWLAMAERALRFIHKNLVREEDCRLLARYREDDAAHLAFIDDYAFMIWASLELYEATSQQSYLDLARAYSEETWVLFRDEVAGGFFFNPIDGEELIIRPKEWYDGAMPSGNGVILWQWMRLSKYLGDPIWQERAVQILKTRMDELQAHATPYTVSLMALQEHFHQGQEVVLIGSEEDSSVLEEMHHVMAVHFLPHHIHFAFVTNEKGKPLGDAVPDFLPEYLRSYERKHDGVTAYVCENYSCQDPVDTVDQLVEMLTSNIE, from the coding sequence ATGGAGACAGAAGAACGACAATCTAATCGCTTAATTCATGCAAAATCACCATATTTACTTCAACATGCTTATAACCCCGTGGATTGGTATGAATGGAGCCCAGAAGCTTTTGAAAAGGCAACCCGTGAGAATAAACCCATCTTCCTTAGCATAGGGTACAGCTGCTGCCATTGGTGCCATGTCATGGAAAACGAATCGTTTGAGGATGAAGAGGTCGCCGCTTTATTAAATGAAAACTATGTCGCCATTAAGGTGGATCGGGAGGAACGCCCTGATATCGATCAAATTTATATGACCGTCTGTCAAGCGATGACAGGACAGGGTGGTTGGCCGTTGACCATCATTATGACACCGGATCAGCGCCCATTTTTTGCAGGGACCTATTTCTCAAAGGAGAATATTGGCAAACGGATGGGCCTTGTCTATATTTTGGAGACCATTGCGAAAAGGTGGAATGAGAGTCAGGAGAAGGTCGTCGAGGTAGCGGAGAAGGTCACTTGCTTCCTCCGCGAGCCTGAAGCCGTTGAAGAAATCCATGAACTTAATGAAGAACCGATCATGGATGGCTATCGACATCTTGCTGCAGGCTTTAATCCCATCTTCGGAGGATTCTCAGCAGCGCCGCTTTTTCCTAGCCCCCATCAAATGATGTTTCTCCTGCGCTACTGGCATGATACTAAAGAAGATCATGCGCTGGGTATGGTAGAACAGACGCTCTTCTCTATGTACAAGGGAGGAATCTATGACCATGTAGGAGGCGGATTTGCCCGATACTCCACCGATCCCAGCTGGTTGATCCCTCATTTTGAAAAAATGCTCTATGATAATGCGCTCTTACTCATGCTTTATAGCGAAGCTTACCAAGCAACGAAGCGACCGCTTTTTCAAGAGGTTGCCCAAGGCATCGTTTCCTTTATCCAAAGGGAGATGACTCATCCCAAAGGGGGATTCTATTCCGCCATTGATGCTGATGCAGAGGGAGTGGAGGGGAAGTACTATGTCTGGACACCTGAGCAGGTCCTCGATGTGCTAGGAGAAGAGGATGGGAACTGGTGGAACCATCATTATGGAATCACAGGGAATGGAAACTTTGAGGGGAATAGTATTCCTAATCTGATCGGCTTGGATTTTCATTTGAGCGCTGCAAGCGTTCAGCAGGCTTTGGAGATCTCTGAAGCTCGTCTCCTCGACATGAAATCACGCCTCTTAGAAGCGCGACAAAAGCGTCCAGCGCCACATAAAGACGATAAGATTCTTACTTCCTGGAATGCTCTAATGATTGCAGCCCTGGCCCGTGCTGGTGCCGTCTTTCAACGAGAAGATTGGTTGGCGATGGCTGAACGAGCATTACGCTTTATTCATAAGAATTTAGTGCGAGAAGAGGATTGCCGACTATTGGCGCGTTATCGTGAAGATGATGCAGCGCATCTTGCCTTTATCGATGATTATGCCTTCATGATCTGGGCCAGCCTTGAACTGTATGAAGCAACATCTCAGCAGAGCTATCTCGACTTAGCAAGAGCCTATAGTGAAGAGACATGGGTGCTCTTCCGCGATGAAGTGGCAGGTGGCTTCTTCTTTAATCCCATTGATGGCGAAGAGCTCATTATTCGGCCAAAGGAATGGTATGATGGCGCCATGCCATCAGGAAATGGTGTCATTCTCTGGCAGTGGATGCGCTTAAGTAAGTATCTCGGTGATCCCATATGGCAAGAACGCGCCGTGCAGATCTTGAAAACTCGAATGGATGAATTACAAGCTCATGCCACTCCCTATACGGTCTCTCTTATGGCACTGCAGGAGCATTTTCATCAGGGGCAAGAGGTGGTGTTGATTGGTTCAGAGGAAGATTCGTCTGTGCTGGAAGAGATGCACCATGTAATGGCAGTACATTTTCTTCCCCATCACATCCATTTTGCCTTTGTGACGAATGAGAAAGGTAAGCCATTAGGGGATGCGGTTCCTGACTTTCTACCAGAATACCTCCGCTCCTATGAACGAAAGCATGATGGTGTAACAGCCTATGTCTGTGAAAACTATTCCTGCCAGGATCCAGTGGATACCGTTGATCAATTGGTTGAGATGCTTACAAGTAATATTGAATGA
- a CDS encoding SOS response-associated peptidase, whose product MCGRFHLITPWDQLQLRFHLASLQSEQASGESLGLQSRYNISPGQPILTVISDGKERRAGFLQWGLIPSWSKDPKIAYKMINARSESLAEKPSFRTPFRRQRCLILADGFYEWHEEAHGRQAYRIHLRDNRSFAMAGLWDRWLSPEGEKRYTCTIITTQASSTISRLHHRMPVILQPEVEEAWLNPPEQAPALLQPLLEQNLGDELQYHPVSSLVNNGRIDEPACMEPVSPFDIQ is encoded by the coding sequence ATGTGTGGACGTTTTCACTTAATCACACCATGGGATCAATTACAGCTACGCTTTCATCTCGCCTCTTTGCAGAGCGAGCAGGCAAGTGGTGAATCACTGGGTCTCCAATCCCGTTATAATATTTCCCCCGGTCAACCCATTCTTACGGTGATTTCCGATGGGAAGGAACGACGTGCCGGCTTTCTCCAATGGGGACTCATTCCCAGCTGGAGTAAGGATCCTAAGATCGCTTACAAGATGATTAATGCCCGTTCTGAATCCCTTGCAGAAAAGCCCAGCTTCCGCACGCCCTTCCGTCGTCAACGCTGTCTCATCCTCGCTGATGGCTTCTATGAATGGCATGAGGAAGCCCATGGACGCCAAGCTTATCGGATTCATCTCCGTGATAACCGTTCCTTTGCCATGGCAGGACTCTGGGATCGTTGGCTCTCCCCAGAAGGTGAGAAGCGCTACACCTGTACGATTATCACGACACAAGCCTCATCCACGATCTCAAGACTGCATCATCGCATGCCTGTGATTTTACAGCCTGAGGTTGAGGAAGCCTGGCTCAACCCACCAGAGCAAGCACCTGCACTACTCCAACCTCTCTTGGAACAAAATCTTGGCGATGAACTCCAGTATCATCCAGTCTCATCACTTGTAAATAATGGACGAATTGATGAGCCTGCATGTATGGAGCCAGTCTCCCCTTTCGACATCCAATGA
- a CDS encoding ABC transporter ATP-binding protein, with protein sequence MELAVEVKNLSKSFKGEPVLQAINLELQKGRCYGFIGHNGSGKSVFFKLVCGLLLPDEGTIHLFGKELGKELDFAEETGIVIEHPGFMPDYSGFQNLSYLAAIRKQITLEQINQAIEAVGLSPQNKKAVKHYSLGMKQRLAIAQAIMENPKLLIFDEPMNGLDKSGVTKIRELIQSKVDQGVTVLLSSHILDDIRLLCDEVFEFDAGTLSPIQMEKVKGSV encoded by the coding sequence ATGGAGCTTGCTGTAGAAGTTAAGAATCTGTCGAAGTCCTTTAAGGGAGAGCCCGTTCTACAGGCTATTAATCTGGAACTTCAAAAGGGAAGATGTTATGGATTCATTGGACATAATGGAAGTGGTAAGTCTGTTTTTTTTAAGTTGGTTTGCGGGCTGCTACTTCCTGATGAAGGTACGATCCATTTATTTGGAAAGGAACTTGGTAAAGAGCTTGACTTTGCTGAGGAGACAGGCATTGTGATTGAGCATCCTGGCTTTATGCCCGATTACTCAGGCTTTCAAAACCTCAGCTATCTTGCGGCGATCCGCAAGCAGATCACACTTGAGCAAATCAATCAAGCCATTGAAGCAGTGGGATTAAGTCCACAAAATAAAAAGGCAGTAAAACACTATTCTCTAGGGATGAAACAACGACTTGCCATCGCTCAAGCCATAATGGAAAATCCCAAATTACTCATCTTCGATGAACCGATGAATGGTCTCGATAAAAGTGGAGTTACGAAGATTCGAGAGCTGATACAAAGCAAAGTGGATCAGGGTGTAACGGTTCTGTTATCCAGTCACATCCTGGATGATATTCGCCTGTTGTGTGATGAAGTATTTGAGTTTGATGCGGGAACGCTATCGCCGATTCAAATGGAGAAAGTAAAGGGATCGGTATGA